The Terracoccus luteus genome includes a region encoding these proteins:
- a CDS encoding ExeM/NucH family extracellular endonuclease, protein MPARPHAEAPRPGSTRRPRRRVAGVTAATVLAAGLGPFVAAPSASAAPTELFVSEYVEGSSNNKALEIYNGTGAPVDLSSGQYGIRVYFNGATSPGGTISLTGTVAPGDVYVVAASSASAPVLAEADQTTGASLWNGDDAVELTKAGSTVDVIGQIGVDPGTEWGTGLTSTADDTLRRKASVQSGDRDGSDAFDPSVQWDGYAVDTFDGLGSHTVDSGPVADAAPTVTATSPADGGALVDPASNISVTFSEPVTAASGAFALTCSGAGAVPVTVSGGPTTFTLDPAADLATGQTCSLTVTASAISDVDADDPPDTLAADVVVHFSTPAGDACTGRVTAIPAIQGTTDTSPLSGTTVTTRGVVVGDHEGPAPALRGFYLQDPVGDGDPATSDAVFVFDNGVDAVSPGDVVSVTGAVGEFQGQTQVTAAATPRVCAAGGGTTAVTPVDVTFPLTSPSDLERYEGMLVRLPQTMTVTEHFQLGRFGQVTLSQGGRLEQPTNVVAPGAPALALQAQNALRRIVVDDATQAQNPDPIVFGRGGQPLSATNTLRGGDTTTGLVGVMTYTWGGNAASPNTYRVRPVGALGGQALFEPTNPRPADPPSVGGDLRVTGMNLLNYFTTLDASGSTCRGGVTGPALDCRGANTAQELERQAAKTVAAVSGTDADVVAFMEMENNGYGSGSAVADLVGRLNATDGAGTWAFIDADARTGQVDSLGSDAIKVGMLYKPAAVTPVGRTGVLNTEAFVTGGDPDPRNRPSLAQAFRDNETGGTFVAVANHLKSKGSACVAPDAGDGQGNCNAVRTRSAQLLTDWLAGDPTGTGDPDVLILGDLNSYAKEDPIRAIESAGFTNLIESRNGREAYSYAFDGQWGYLDHALGSASIDAQVTGVADWHINADEPSVLDYNTEFKTAGQLSSLYAPNQFRISDHDPVVVGLSLTNAAPVVGAVTVPGAATSVGVPVTVSAPFTDADPLDTHSATIEWGDGTSSAGTVTEPGAAGIGSAGLVSGTHTYTAAGFYTVKVTVTDQFGNAGSSASTTQVVVYDRRAGTAAGAGSIASPAGSYVPRPAAAGRGTFSFAVGYRANATTPNGVFGYVAPKARLTVGATRFDSLVVTGTTARFAGPAVVNGASGYRLEVTATDVRKADTLRVVVRSASGDLVYDSRAQAVRGDVVVR, encoded by the coding sequence ATGCCAGCACGTCCCCACGCCGAGGCCCCGCGCCCCGGCTCCACCCGTCGGCCGAGACGACGCGTCGCGGGGGTCACCGCCGCGACCGTCCTCGCCGCCGGGCTGGGCCCGTTCGTCGCGGCGCCGAGCGCGTCGGCCGCCCCGACCGAGCTGTTCGTCAGCGAGTACGTCGAGGGCTCGAGCAACAACAAGGCGCTCGAGATCTACAACGGCACCGGGGCGCCCGTCGACCTCTCGTCCGGGCAGTACGGCATCCGCGTCTACTTCAACGGCGCCACCTCCCCGGGCGGCACCATCTCGCTCACCGGCACGGTCGCACCCGGCGACGTCTACGTCGTCGCCGCGAGCAGCGCCTCCGCGCCGGTGCTCGCCGAGGCCGACCAGACCACCGGGGCCAGCCTGTGGAACGGCGACGACGCCGTCGAGCTGACCAAGGCCGGCAGCACCGTCGACGTCATCGGGCAGATCGGTGTCGACCCCGGCACCGAGTGGGGCACCGGCCTCACCTCGACCGCCGACGACACCCTGCGCCGCAAGGCCTCGGTCCAGTCGGGCGACCGCGACGGCAGCGACGCCTTCGACCCCTCCGTGCAGTGGGACGGCTACGCGGTCGACACCTTCGACGGCCTGGGCAGCCACACCGTCGACTCCGGGCCCGTCGCCGACGCCGCGCCGACCGTCACGGCCACGTCGCCGGCCGACGGTGGCGCCCTCGTCGACCCCGCCTCGAACATCAGCGTCACCTTCTCCGAGCCCGTCACCGCGGCGTCGGGCGCGTTCGCCCTCACGTGCAGCGGCGCGGGCGCCGTGCCCGTCACCGTCTCCGGCGGACCGACCACGTTCACCCTCGACCCCGCCGCCGACCTCGCGACGGGGCAGACGTGCTCGCTCACCGTCACGGCATCCGCGATCTCCGACGTCGACGCCGACGACCCGCCGGACACCCTCGCCGCCGACGTCGTCGTGCACTTCAGCACCCCGGCCGGCGACGCGTGCACGGGGCGGGTCACGGCGATCCCCGCGATCCAGGGAACGACCGACACCTCGCCGCTCAGCGGCACCACCGTCACGACGCGCGGCGTCGTCGTCGGCGACCACGAGGGGCCGGCGCCCGCGCTGCGCGGCTTCTACCTCCAGGACCCCGTCGGCGACGGTGACCCCGCGACGTCCGACGCGGTCTTCGTCTTCGACAACGGCGTGGATGCCGTCTCGCCCGGTGACGTCGTCAGCGTGACCGGCGCCGTCGGCGAGTTCCAGGGCCAGACGCAGGTCACCGCCGCGGCGACGCCCCGCGTGTGCGCGGCCGGCGGCGGCACCACCGCCGTGACGCCCGTCGACGTGACGTTCCCGCTCACCTCGCCGAGCGACCTCGAGCGCTACGAGGGCATGCTCGTGCGGCTGCCGCAGACGATGACGGTGACCGAGCACTTCCAGCTCGGACGCTTCGGGCAGGTCACGCTCTCGCAGGGCGGCCGCCTCGAGCAGCCGACCAACGTCGTTGCCCCCGGCGCCCCGGCCCTCGCGCTCCAGGCGCAGAACGCGCTGCGGCGCATCGTCGTCGACGACGCCACGCAGGCGCAGAACCCCGACCCGATCGTCTTCGGGCGGGGAGGCCAGCCGCTCTCGGCGACCAACACCCTCCGCGGTGGCGACACGACCACCGGCCTCGTCGGCGTCATGACCTACACGTGGGGCGGCAACGCCGCGAGCCCGAACACCTACCGCGTCCGGCCCGTCGGAGCCCTGGGTGGTCAGGCGCTGTTCGAGCCGACCAACCCGCGCCCCGCCGACCCGCCGTCGGTCGGCGGTGACCTGCGGGTGACCGGCATGAACCTGCTCAACTACTTCACCACCCTCGACGCCTCGGGCAGCACCTGCCGCGGCGGCGTGACGGGCCCGGCCCTCGACTGCCGCGGCGCGAACACCGCCCAGGAGCTCGAGCGGCAGGCGGCCAAGACGGTCGCCGCCGTCAGCGGCACGGACGCCGACGTCGTCGCCTTCATGGAGATGGAGAACAACGGCTACGGCTCGGGCAGCGCGGTCGCCGACCTCGTCGGTCGTCTCAACGCGACCGACGGCGCAGGCACGTGGGCGTTCATCGACGCCGACGCCCGCACCGGCCAGGTCGACTCGCTCGGCAGCGACGCCATCAAGGTCGGCATGCTCTACAAGCCGGCGGCGGTGACGCCCGTCGGGCGCACGGGGGTGCTCAACACGGAGGCCTTCGTCACCGGCGGCGACCCCGACCCGCGCAACCGTCCCTCGCTGGCCCAGGCCTTCCGCGACAACGAGACCGGTGGCACCTTCGTCGCCGTGGCCAACCACCTCAAGAGCAAGGGCAGCGCGTGCGTCGCCCCCGACGCCGGTGACGGCCAGGGCAACTGCAACGCGGTGCGCACCCGGTCGGCGCAGCTGCTGACCGACTGGCTGGCGGGCGACCCGACCGGCACCGGCGACCCCGACGTGCTCATCCTCGGCGACCTCAACTCCTACGCCAAGGAGGACCCGATCCGGGCCATCGAGTCGGCCGGCTTCACCAACCTCATCGAGTCGCGCAACGGGCGCGAGGCCTACTCGTACGCGTTCGACGGCCAGTGGGGCTACCTCGACCACGCCCTCGGCTCCGCTTCGATCGACGCGCAGGTCACCGGGGTGGCCGACTGGCACATCAACGCCGACGAGCCGTCGGTGCTCGACTACAACACCGAGTTCAAGACGGCCGGCCAGCTGAGCAGCCTGTACGCGCCGAACCAGTTCCGCATCTCCGACCACGACCCCGTCGTCGTCGGGCTGTCCCTGACGAACGCCGCGCCGGTGGTCGGTGCGGTCACGGTCCCGGGGGCGGCTACCTCGGTCGGGGTGCCGGTCACGGTCTCGGCGCCGTTCACCGACGCCGACCCGCTCGACACGCACAGCGCCACCATCGAGTGGGGCGACGGCACGAGCAGCGCCGGCACGGTCACCGAGCCCGGCGCCGCCGGGATCGGCTCGGCCGGCTTGGTGTCGGGGACGCACACCTACACCGCGGCCGGGTTCTACACGGTGAAGGTCACCGTCACAGACCAGTTCGGCAACGCCGGCTCCTCGGCGTCGACGACGCAGGTCGTCGTCTACGACCGCCGGGCCGGCACCGCCGCGGGGGCTGGCAGCATCGCCTCGCCCGCCGGGTCGTACGTGCCGCGACCCGCTGCCGCCGGCCGGGGGACGTTCTCGTTCGCCGTCGGCTACCGCGCCAACGCGACCACCCCGAACGGCGTCTTCGGCTACGTCGCCCCCAAGGCGCGGCTGACGGTCGGTGCCACGAGGTTCGACTCGCTCGTCGTCACGGGCACGACCGCCCGCTTCGCCGGGCCGGCCGTCGTCAACGGCGCCTCGGGCTACCGCCTCGAGGTGACCGCGACCGACGTCCGCAAGGCCGACACCCTGCGGGTGGTGGTCCGGTCGGCGTCCGGTGACCTCGTCTACGACAGCCGCGCCCAGGCGGTCCGCGGGGACGTCGTCGTCCGCTGA
- a CDS encoding helix-turn-helix transcriptional regulator, producing MTTTARLLSLLSLLQTRRDWPGHLLASRLGTSDRTVRRDVERLREMGYRIHATMGPDGGYRLDAGSDLPPLLFDDDQAVAVALALHAAPAMGAGIGEAAVRALATVRQVMPSRLRHRLDALTVTVVGRAGAAPTDVSTDLLVTLAGSIRDREVLRFDCSPHGVADDDGPLVPPRRTEPAHLVTSYGRWYLLGWDLDRDDWRLYRVDRLRPRTPTGPRFTPRPVPGGDVDAFVSARFKGSVVDAWPCRGTVILDLPVHEVLPFAGDGTVTAVDEDRCALEAGSWSWGALAASFGRFEAAMEVVGPPELTAAFATLAARYRQAGETPQAGPQP from the coding sequence GTGACGACGACCGCCCGACTGCTCAGCCTGCTCTCGCTGCTGCAGACCCGACGGGACTGGCCGGGTCATCTCCTGGCGTCCCGGCTCGGGACCAGCGACCGGACCGTCCGCAGGGACGTCGAACGGCTGCGCGAGATGGGCTACCGCATCCACGCCACGATGGGGCCGGACGGCGGGTACCGGCTCGACGCCGGGAGCGACCTGCCGCCTCTGCTCTTCGACGACGACCAGGCCGTCGCGGTCGCCCTGGCCCTGCACGCGGCCCCCGCGATGGGGGCGGGCATCGGAGAGGCCGCGGTGCGCGCCCTCGCGACGGTCCGGCAGGTCATGCCCTCGCGCCTGCGGCACCGCCTCGACGCCCTCACGGTGACGGTGGTCGGGCGGGCGGGCGCCGCCCCCACCGACGTCTCGACGGACCTGCTCGTCACCCTCGCCGGCTCGATCCGCGACCGCGAGGTGCTGCGCTTCGACTGTAGCCCTCACGGCGTCGCGGACGACGACGGGCCGCTCGTCCCGCCGCGCCGCACCGAACCGGCGCACCTGGTCACCTCGTACGGGCGCTGGTACCTGCTCGGCTGGGACCTCGACCGCGACGACTGGCGCCTCTACCGGGTCGACCGTCTCCGACCGCGGACGCCGACCGGTCCGCGGTTCACGCCCCGCCCGGTACCGGGTGGAGACGTCGACGCGTTCGTCTCCGCGCGGTTCAAGGGCTCCGTCGTCGACGCCTGGCCGTGCCGCGGCACCGTCATCCTCGACCTTCCGGTGCACGAGGTCCTCCCCTTCGCGGGCGACGGCACCGTCACGGCGGTCGACGAGGACCGGTGCGCGCTCGAGGCCGGCTCGTGGTCGTGGGGGGCGCTCGCAGCCTCGTTCGGCAGGTTCGAGGCCGCGATGGAGGTGGTGGGGCCGCCGGAGCTCACGGCCGCGTTCGCGACGCTGGCGGCTCGGTACCGGCAGGCGGGCGAGACCCCGCAGGCCGGGCCGCAGCCATGA
- a CDS encoding VOC family protein, whose product MTIQTTTHLNFRGDARAALEFYQSVFGGHLVVNTYADFGMPAGAPGADKVVFGLVAADNGFRIMGYDVPGRTEGAITGGGSTRRENGTTVTDQALFVSIGSDSLDELRGHWDALAVDAVVVEPLAASAWSAGFGMLTDRFGVTWSVSVTA is encoded by the coding sequence ATGACCATCCAGACGACCACCCACCTCAACTTCCGTGGCGACGCTCGTGCGGCGCTGGAGTTCTACCAGTCCGTCTTCGGCGGCCACCTCGTCGTCAACACCTACGCCGACTTCGGGATGCCGGCCGGCGCTCCCGGTGCCGACAAGGTCGTGTTCGGTCTCGTCGCGGCGGACAACGGGTTCCGGATCATGGGCTACGACGTCCCCGGCCGGACCGAGGGCGCCATCACCGGCGGCGGCTCCACCCGTCGTGAGAACGGCACCACCGTGACCGACCAGGCCCTGTTCGTCTCGATCGGGTCGGACAGCCTCGACGAGCTCCGCGGCCACTGGGACGCCCTCGCCGTGGACGCGGTCGTCGTCGAGCCGTTGGCGGCGTCGGCGTGGAGCGCCGGCTTCGGGATGCTCACCGACCGGTTCGGTGTCACCTGGAGCGTGAGCGTCACGGCGTAA
- a CDS encoding amidohydrolase, which produces MATPSPETIDQAFRWSDLTGVLANAVLGGVLARQAGLDLVGFGTLAILSGLGGGLIRDTLLQAGTPAALTDYAYLLTALAGAALAYLLDVRGRLWDRVFPCLDAVAMGCWAAAGAQKTIGTGLGWLPAVLLGTITAVGGGTVRDVVLQRRPGIFGGPLYATAALVAAGVMVTMHALGLASVGPARRDGDGGRADPGRPVAQLGAARAPGLATDGSGREGLGLVVPPRGQTLPHHAESAPRIRTTTRSGTFPILRAPRGAPMTSALPQVLSGLDDARGWQEELYRDLHAHPELSHREHRTARLVAERLTSLGYDVRDGVGGTGVVGILRNGDGPTVLLRADMDALPIRERTGLAYASTDTADDDGQEVPVTHACGHDVHVVCLLGAAALLAGSTAAWGGAVVALFQPAEEVGTGAQGMLDDDLAALVGTPDVALAQHVLPYPVGTVGTRPGSFLSAADTLRITLHGRGAHGSMPQAAVDPVVLASMVVLRLQTIVSRELSPTTPAVLTIGSLHAGSAGNVISDEAVLQLNVRTYDEATRTQVLDAVTRIVRAECAASGSPQEPTVEVVDHYPPTVNDADTTARVRAAFDTAFGDAVFDIDLQTASEDFSVVPDALGTPYCYWGNGGIDPDAYAVAQEAGRIASDVPVNHSPTFSPVVQPTLDTGTSAMVTAALAWLAPDGDRPA; this is translated from the coding sequence GTGGCGACACCCTCTCCGGAGACCATCGACCAGGCCTTCCGCTGGTCCGACCTGACCGGGGTGCTCGCCAACGCCGTGCTCGGCGGCGTCCTCGCCCGGCAGGCCGGGCTCGACCTCGTCGGATTCGGGACCCTCGCCATCCTCTCGGGCCTCGGGGGCGGGCTCATCCGCGACACCCTCCTGCAGGCCGGGACGCCGGCGGCCCTCACCGACTACGCCTACCTGCTCACGGCGCTGGCCGGGGCGGCGCTCGCCTACCTGCTCGACGTCCGGGGCCGCCTCTGGGACCGGGTCTTCCCCTGCCTCGACGCCGTCGCCATGGGCTGCTGGGCGGCCGCCGGCGCGCAGAAGACGATCGGCACGGGCCTGGGCTGGCTTCCGGCGGTGCTGCTCGGCACCATCACCGCGGTCGGCGGCGGCACCGTGCGTGACGTCGTGCTGCAACGCCGCCCCGGCATCTTTGGGGGGCCCCTGTACGCGACCGCCGCCCTCGTCGCCGCCGGCGTCATGGTGACCATGCACGCGCTGGGTCTCGCCTCCGTGGGGCCTGCTCGTCGCGACGGCGACGGGGGCCGCGCTGACCCTGGTCGCCCGGTGGCGCAACTGGGAGCTGCCCGAGCCCCGGGCCTGGCGACCGACGGCAGCGGTCGCGAAGGCCTCGGGCTCGTGGTTCCGCCACGAGGGCAAACGCTCCCCCACCACGCCGAATCCGCCCCCCGCATCCGGACCACCACGAGAAGCGGAACCTTCCCGATCCTCCGAGCCCCCCGAGGAGCACCCATGACGTCAGCCCTGCCCCAGGTCCTGTCCGGCCTCGACGACGCCCGCGGCTGGCAGGAGGAGCTGTACCGCGACCTGCACGCCCACCCGGAGCTGTCGCACCGCGAGCACCGCACCGCGCGGCTCGTGGCCGAGCGGCTCACGTCGCTCGGCTACGACGTGCGTGACGGCGTCGGCGGCACCGGGGTCGTCGGCATCCTGCGCAACGGTGACGGCCCGACCGTGCTGCTGCGGGCCGACATGGACGCCCTCCCGATCCGCGAGCGCACCGGGCTCGCCTACGCGAGCACCGACACGGCCGACGACGACGGTCAGGAGGTGCCGGTCACGCACGCCTGCGGCCACGACGTCCACGTCGTCTGCCTGCTCGGTGCGGCCGCGCTCCTCGCCGGGTCCACCGCCGCGTGGGGCGGCGCCGTCGTCGCGCTCTTCCAGCCGGCCGAGGAGGTCGGCACCGGGGCGCAGGGCATGCTCGACGACGACCTCGCCGCGCTCGTCGGCACGCCCGACGTGGCCCTGGCCCAGCACGTCCTGCCCTACCCGGTCGGCACCGTGGGCACCCGCCCCGGCTCGTTCCTCTCCGCCGCCGACACGCTGCGGATCACCCTGCACGGTCGTGGTGCCCACGGGTCGATGCCCCAGGCAGCCGTCGACCCGGTCGTGCTCGCCTCGATGGTCGTCCTGCGGCTGCAGACGATCGTGTCGCGCGAGCTGTCGCCCACCACCCCCGCGGTGCTGACGATCGGCAGCCTCCACGCCGGCTCGGCCGGCAACGTCATCAGCGACGAGGCCGTGCTGCAGCTCAACGTGCGCACGTACGACGAGGCGACCCGGACGCAGGTGCTGGATGCCGTCACCCGCATCGTCCGCGCGGAGTGCGCCGCGTCGGGGTCGCCGCAGGAGCCGACCGTCGAGGTCGTCGACCACTACCCGCCGACCGTCAACGACGCCGACACGACGGCCCGCGTCCGCGCGGCCTTCGACACCGCGTTCGGCGACGCCGTCTTCGACATCGACCTGCAGACCGCCAGCGAGGACTTCAGCGTCGTCCCCGACGCCCTCGGGACGCCGTACTGCTACTGGGGAAACGGTGGCATCGACCCCGACGCCTACGCCGTGGCGCAGGAGGCGGGACGCATCGCCTCGGACGTCCCCGTCAACCACTCACCCACCTTCTCGCCCGTCGTCCAGCCGACGCTCGACACGGGGACGTCGGCGATGGTCACTGCGGCGCTGGCCTGGCTGGCCCCGGACGGCGACCGCCCCGCATGA
- a CDS encoding glycosyltransferase 87 family protein → MRDPVVDAASEVIGGPRGRYASPPRQSWVTVAAVLSALAALPAAFGILLRVPCLRTGFVGDGQFWNACYSDLPNTYRDSPVKDGLAAFLQGGPEAATTGQPPLTGLALTAVASLVPHDGANGISSQAAWFFALWAAVSTVLLLAIVWFVASTSRMPFSAAHVAVAPVVALVAFVSADLLGVALATAGMWAWGRRRPALAGILLGLAVSARSYPVLIIVAIGLLALRAGRLRDFGRLAVRALATFGVVLVGLWVLNPDAALSAYQGWAESGAGYGSPWLLPQLAGHPLPNGAITAIAALGWVLALVAGAVLALSSRRRPTLAEVSLVMVAIVLVTGKSFTVQSSLWLVPLVAWCAVQWRDHLVWASAEAVNFVAVWLSIAGNTTPDRGLPAPWYAALSMLRVVAVLWLAVAVWLRARDRAALPAPAETTEAAVDAEAHDGAAPRHSHDGTAEADDLAGPLTGAGDRVLVRFS, encoded by the coding sequence ATGCGCGACCCCGTCGTCGACGCGGCCTCCGAGGTCATCGGGGGGCCGCGGGGCCGCTACGCGTCGCCGCCGCGGCAGTCGTGGGTCACCGTCGCCGCCGTGCTCTCGGCCCTCGCGGCCCTGCCCGCCGCCTTCGGCATCCTGCTGCGCGTGCCCTGTCTGCGCACCGGGTTCGTCGGCGACGGCCAGTTCTGGAACGCCTGCTACAGCGACCTGCCGAACACCTACCGCGACTCCCCGGTCAAGGACGGCCTGGCCGCCTTCCTCCAGGGCGGGCCCGAAGCCGCGACGACGGGCCAGCCCCCGCTCACCGGTCTCGCCCTCACCGCTGTCGCCTCCCTCGTGCCGCACGACGGTGCCAACGGCATCAGCTCGCAGGCGGCGTGGTTCTTCGCGCTGTGGGCGGCCGTCAGCACCGTCCTGCTCCTCGCCATCGTCTGGTTCGTCGCCTCGACCTCCCGGATGCCGTTCAGCGCGGCCCACGTCGCCGTCGCCCCCGTCGTCGCCCTCGTCGCCTTCGTCTCCGCCGACCTGCTCGGGGTGGCGCTCGCGACCGCGGGCATGTGGGCGTGGGGCCGACGACGGCCGGCGCTGGCCGGCATCCTGCTCGGTCTGGCCGTGAGCGCGCGCAGCTACCCCGTGCTCATCATCGTGGCGATCGGACTGCTCGCCCTGCGCGCGGGTCGGCTGCGCGACTTCGGGCGCCTCGCGGTGCGGGCGCTCGCGACGTTCGGCGTCGTGCTCGTCGGGCTGTGGGTGCTCAACCCGGATGCCGCCCTGTCGGCCTACCAGGGGTGGGCCGAGTCGGGCGCGGGCTACGGCTCGCCGTGGCTGCTGCCGCAGCTCGCCGGGCACCCGCTGCCCAACGGGGCCATCACGGCCATCGCGGCGCTCGGCTGGGTGCTCGCCCTCGTGGCCGGCGCGGTGCTCGCCCTGTCGTCCCGGCGTCGCCCGACGCTCGCCGAGGTCTCGCTCGTCATGGTCGCCATCGTGCTCGTCACCGGCAAGTCGTTCACCGTGCAGAGCTCGCTCTGGCTCGTGCCGCTCGTGGCCTGGTGCGCGGTGCAGTGGCGCGACCATCTCGTCTGGGCCTCCGCCGAGGCGGTCAACTTCGTCGCGGTCTGGCTGAGCATCGCCGGCAACACGACACCCGACCGCGGGCTGCCGGCGCCCTGGTACGCCGCCCTGTCGATGCTGCGCGTCGTGGCGGTGCTGTGGCTCGCCGTCGCCGTCTGGCTGCGGGCGCGCGACCGGGCGGCCCTGCCCGCCCCGGCCGAGACGACCGAGGCCGCCGTCGACGCCGAGGCCCATGACGGCGCGGCCCCGCGACACAGTCATGACGGCACCGCCGAGGCCGACGACCTCGCCGGGCCGCTCACCGGTGCCGGCGACCGGGTGCTCGTCCGCTTCTCCTGA
- a CDS encoding transglycosylase domain-containing protein — MEQLSQSTRATKTSRRAQRPKRTGWRRALVGTLKWGSLTALVLVVLGAIGVFVAYQRTTIPAPNELADKQVSIVYYADGKTELDRIAPDNANRESVPLSKVPKAVQEAHLAAEDRSFYENNGISVGGILRAVKTSITGEAQVGGSTITQQYVKNYFLSQDRTISRKAREILIAVKIDSQYSKDQILEDYLNTIYYGRGAYGIQSAAKAYFNKDVSQLTVPEGAVLASVINAPSLFDPALGEAQKENLQRRYAYVLDGMVTEGWLSAADRAKDANLPKIAAAKANGFGSGTTGYITAVVTNELTRTGLTDAEIERGGLRITTTIQKTSQDAAVEAMKDNLPEKVTGGLVAMKPGDGAVVAMYGGADYRKSQLNTATQAILQGASNFKPFAVLAAVRDGVSTKTRFDGDQPQEIDGTRIVNFGGISYGMVDMRRMIGRSINTAFVNLNNDIGPAKTRQAAIDAGIPANTKGLDDSLTNVLGSASPHVVDMATAYSTIASQGLRTKAYVIKKVTSTTDDFQYDAKPEPVRAFDADVTADVTNAMTYTVRTGGTATKLQRLDRPIAGKTGTSSASKSIWFSGFVPQLAVSIGMYKPDANGNALTLTDSEDTNLTGGTIPADVFYDFMQVALENLPVEQFPDRVGVGDNDLRPVYTPPATQRPTFTQQQPTNDPSTPSAEPSPSSPEPTTSTPEPSTTAPEPTTTQPPAPTSTRPPQPTSTRPPEPTSTRPPQPTSTRPQPTTTRTNGGRPTKPANPGAPTSDRVTAAPATTG, encoded by the coding sequence GTGGAGCAGTTGAGTCAGAGCACGCGAGCGACGAAGACCTCGCGCCGAGCCCAGCGCCCGAAGCGCACCGGCTGGCGGCGGGCCCTCGTCGGCACCCTCAAGTGGGGCTCGCTGACGGCCCTCGTGCTCGTCGTGCTCGGGGCCATCGGCGTCTTCGTGGCCTACCAGCGCACGACGATCCCGGCCCCGAACGAGCTGGCCGACAAGCAGGTCTCGATCGTCTACTACGCCGACGGCAAGACCGAGCTCGACCGCATCGCCCCCGACAACGCCAACCGCGAGTCGGTGCCGCTGTCGAAGGTGCCGAAGGCGGTGCAGGAGGCGCACCTCGCCGCCGAGGACCGCAGCTTCTACGAGAACAACGGCATCTCGGTCGGCGGCATCCTGCGCGCGGTGAAGACGAGCATCACGGGCGAGGCCCAGGTCGGTGGCTCGACCATCACGCAGCAGTACGTGAAGAACTACTTCCTCAGCCAGGACCGCACCATCTCGCGCAAGGCACGCGAGATCCTCATCGCGGTCAAGATCGACAGCCAGTACAGCAAGGACCAGATCCTCGAGGACTACCTCAACACGATCTACTACGGCCGCGGGGCCTACGGCATCCAGAGCGCGGCCAAGGCGTACTTCAACAAGGACGTCTCGCAGCTGACGGTCCCCGAGGGGGCGGTGCTCGCCTCGGTCATCAACGCGCCCAGCCTCTTCGACCCGGCCCTCGGCGAGGCCCAGAAGGAGAACCTCCAGCGCCGCTACGCCTACGTTCTCGACGGCATGGTGACCGAGGGGTGGCTGAGCGCCGCCGACCGGGCGAAGGACGCGAACCTGCCGAAGATCGCCGCCGCGAAGGCCAACGGCTTCGGCTCGGGCACGACGGGCTACATCACGGCGGTCGTCACCAACGAGCTGACCCGCACCGGCCTCACCGACGCCGAGATCGAGCGCGGCGGCCTACGCATCACGACGACGATCCAGAAGACGTCGCAGGACGCCGCCGTCGAGGCGATGAAGGACAACCTGCCCGAGAAGGTCACCGGCGGGCTCGTCGCGATGAAGCCGGGCGACGGCGCCGTCGTCGCCATGTACGGCGGTGCCGACTACCGCAAGAGCCAGCTCAACACGGCGACGCAGGCCATCCTGCAGGGCGCCTCGAACTTCAAGCCCTTCGCGGTGCTCGCCGCCGTGCGCGACGGGGTCTCGACGAAGACCCGGTTCGACGGCGACCAGCCGCAGGAGATCGACGGCACGCGCATCGTCAACTTCGGCGGCATCTCGTACGGCATGGTCGACATGCGCCGCATGATCGGTCGCTCGATCAACACGGCCTTCGTCAACCTCAACAACGACATCGGCCCGGCCAAGACGCGCCAGGCCGCGATCGACGCCGGCATCCCGGCCAACACCAAGGGCCTCGACGACAGCCTCACCAACGTGCTCGGCAGTGCCTCGCCGCACGTCGTCGACATGGCCACGGCCTACTCGACCATCGCGAGCCAGGGCCTGCGCACCAAGGCGTACGTCATCAAGAAGGTGACGTCGACGACCGACGACTTCCAGTACGACGCCAAGCCCGAGCCGGTGCGGGCCTTCGACGCCGACGTGACGGCCGACGTCACGAACGCCATGACGTACACCGTGCGCACCGGCGGCACCGCGACGAAGCTGCAGCGGCTCGACCGGCCGATCGCCGGCAAGACGGGCACCTCGTCGGCCAGCAAGTCGATCTGGTTCAGCGGCTTCGTGCCCCAGCTCGCCGTGTCCATCGGGATGTACAAGCCCGACGCGAACGGCAACGCCCTGACCCTCACCGACTCCGAGGACACCAACCTCACCGGCGGCACGATCCCGGCCGACGTGTTCTACGACTTCATGCAGGTGGCGCTCGAGAACCTGCCGGTCGAGCAGTTCCCCGACCGGGTCGGCGTCGGTGACAACGACCTGCGCCCGGTCTACACGCCGCCGGCGACGCAGCGTCCGACGTTCACGCAGCAGCAGCCGACGAACGACCCGTCCACGCCGAGTGCGGAGCCGAGCCCCTCCAGCCCCGAGCCGACCACGTCGACACCCGAGCCGTCGACGACCGCCCCGGAGCCGACGACGACCCAGCCGCCCGCGCCCACCTCGACGCGACCGCCGCAGCCGACCTCGACCCGCCCACCCGAGCCCACGTCGACGCGACCGCCGCAGCCCACGTCCACCCGGCCCCAGCCGACCACGACGCGCACCAACGGCGGGAGGCCGACGAAGCCCGCCAACCCCGGGGCGCCGACGTCCGACCGCGTGACCGCCGCGCCCGCCACCACCGGCTGA